A genomic stretch from Hemitrygon akajei chromosome 10, sHemAka1.3, whole genome shotgun sequence includes:
- the nox1 gene encoding NADPH oxidase 1 isoform X1, giving the protein MSNWVVNHGMSALVIVVWLGINIFLFVFYYGVYEYNPEYYYTRKILGSALAWARAPAACLNFNCLLILLPVCRNLLSFLRGSCSCRRCGVRKQLDKNLTFHKLVAYMIALHTAIHIVAHLFNFEWFNDSQQSTEQTLDAVLSRIGENNTKWLNPIRSAHTTPSYVTFTTIAGLTGVIITLALILMITSSTDTIRRSYYEVFWFTHHLFIIFFAGLVIHGIGRIVRHQTDESMEEHNFAYCQNHTTEWGKIPECPVPLFEGGDPMTWKWVLAPMILYVCERLIRLYRSQQRVVITKIIVHPSNVLQLQMQKKGFKMEVGQYIFINCPSISQLEWHPFTLTSAPEEDYFSVHIRSAGDWTDGMIKAFGEEKDGGPKQIQPRIAVDGPFGTASEDVFHYEVSVLVGAGIGVTPFASVLKSIWYKYEHSDAELRTKKIYFFWICRETQAFEWFADLLRSLESNLEQLGKPDFLNYKLYLTGWDATQAVHIKVHFDKETDVVTGLKQKTHYGRPNWDKEFHLIAQAHPRTNIGVFLCGPQPLAEALEQCTNKYSEINPLGVHFHFNKENF; this is encoded by the exons ATGAGCAACTGGGTGGTTAACCATGGCATGTCTGCGCTTGTCATC GTGGTGTGGCTGGGAATAAACATCTTTCTATTTGTCTTTTACTATGGAGTCTATGAATATAATCCAGAATATTACTACACAAGGAAAATTCTCGGA tctgCACTGGCCTGGGCCCGAGCTCCAGCTGCCTGTCTCAACTTTAACTGCTTGTTGATCTTGCTGCCTGTTTGTCGGAATTTACTCTCCTTCCTCAGAGGATCCTGCTCG TGCCGTAGATGTGGTGTAAGGAAACAGCTGGACAAGAACCTCACATTCCATAAACTTGTGGCATACATGATTGCCTTGCACACAG CAATTCACATTGTGGCACATTTATTCAACTTCGAATGGTTCAACGACAGTCAACAGTCAACAGAACAGACTCTGGATGCTGTACTATCGAGAATTGGGGAGAATAATACCAAATGGTTGAATCCTATTCGGTCTGCTCATACA ACCCCCAGTTATGTTACATTCACCACAATCGCTGGCTTAACTGGAGTCATCATCACATTGGCCCTTATCCTCATGATCACATCTTCAACAGACACCATTCGGAGATCATACTATGAAGTCTTCTGGTTTACACACCATCTCTTTATCATATTCTTTGCAGGACTTGTCATTCATGGAATCGG CCGTATTGTTCGACATCAGACTGACGAAAGCATGGAGGAACACAATTTTGCATACTGTCAAAATCATACAACAGAATGGGGGAAGATCCCTGAATGTCCAGTCCCTTTGTTTGAGGGAGGAGATCCTATG ACTTGGAAATGGGTGCTTGCCCCAATGATACTGTACGTCTGTGAGAGATTGATACGACTATATCGGTCACAACAGAGGGTTGTTATCACCAAG ATTATTGTTCATCCATCAAATGTCCTGCAGCTTCAGATGCAGAAGAAAGGTTTTAAAATGGAAGTTGGACAATACATCTTCATCAACTGTCCATCCATCTCACAACTAGAGTGGCATCCCTTCACTCTGACCTCTGCTCCGGAAGAAGATTATTTTAGTGTGCATATTCGATCAGCTGGCGATTGGACAGATGGTATGATCAAAGCGTTTGGAGAAGAAAAAGACGGGGGACCAAAACAAATTCAACCAAG GATTGCAGTAGATGGTCCTTTTGGAACAGCCAGTGAAGATGTCTTCCATTACGAGGTCAGTGTTCTGGTTGGAGCTGGCATCGGGGTGACGCCATTTGCATCGGTTCTGAAGTCAATCTGGTACAAGTATGAACATTCTGATGCTGAACTGCGAACCAAAAAG ATATACTTTTTTTGGATCTGTCGAGAGACTCAGGCATTTGAATGGTTTGCCGACTTACTCCGATCACTTGAAAGCAACTTGGAACAACTAGGCAAACCGGACTTTCTCAACTACAAGCTGTACTTGACTGGATGGGATGCCACGCAG GCTGTTCACATCAAGGTACACTTTGATAAAGAGACTGATGTGGTGACAGGACTCAAACAGAAAACACACTACGGTAGACCTAACTGGGACAAAGAGTTTCATTTGATTGCACAAGCTCACCCCAG AACGAACATTGGAGTCTTCCTGTgcggaccacaacctctggctgaagCTTTAGAACAGTGCACAAACAAGTATTCGGAGATCAACCCCTTGGGGGTTCACTTCCATTTCAACAAGGAGAACTTCTAG
- the nox1 gene encoding NADPH oxidase 1 isoform X2: MIALHTAIHIVAHLFNFEWFNDSQQSTEQTLDAVLSRIGENNTKWLNPIRSAHTTPSYVTFTTIAGLTGVIITLALILMITSSTDTIRRSYYEVFWFTHHLFIIFFAGLVIHGIGRIVRHQTDESMEEHNFAYCQNHTTEWGKIPECPVPLFEGGDPMTWKWVLAPMILYVCERLIRLYRSQQRVVITKIIVHPSNVLQLQMQKKGFKMEVGQYIFINCPSISQLEWHPFTLTSAPEEDYFSVHIRSAGDWTDGMIKAFGEEKDGGPKQIQPRIAVDGPFGTASEDVFHYEVSVLVGAGIGVTPFASVLKSIWYKYEHSDAELRTKKIYFFWICRETQAFEWFADLLRSLESNLEQLGKPDFLNYKLYLTGWDATQAVHIKVHFDKETDVVTGLKQKTHYGRPNWDKEFHLIAQAHPRTNIGVFLCGPQPLAEALEQCTNKYSEINPLGVHFHFNKENF; this comes from the exons ATGATTGCCTTGCACACAG CAATTCACATTGTGGCACATTTATTCAACTTCGAATGGTTCAACGACAGTCAACAGTCAACAGAACAGACTCTGGATGCTGTACTATCGAGAATTGGGGAGAATAATACCAAATGGTTGAATCCTATTCGGTCTGCTCATACA ACCCCCAGTTATGTTACATTCACCACAATCGCTGGCTTAACTGGAGTCATCATCACATTGGCCCTTATCCTCATGATCACATCTTCAACAGACACCATTCGGAGATCATACTATGAAGTCTTCTGGTTTACACACCATCTCTTTATCATATTCTTTGCAGGACTTGTCATTCATGGAATCGG CCGTATTGTTCGACATCAGACTGACGAAAGCATGGAGGAACACAATTTTGCATACTGTCAAAATCATACAACAGAATGGGGGAAGATCCCTGAATGTCCAGTCCCTTTGTTTGAGGGAGGAGATCCTATG ACTTGGAAATGGGTGCTTGCCCCAATGATACTGTACGTCTGTGAGAGATTGATACGACTATATCGGTCACAACAGAGGGTTGTTATCACCAAG ATTATTGTTCATCCATCAAATGTCCTGCAGCTTCAGATGCAGAAGAAAGGTTTTAAAATGGAAGTTGGACAATACATCTTCATCAACTGTCCATCCATCTCACAACTAGAGTGGCATCCCTTCACTCTGACCTCTGCTCCGGAAGAAGATTATTTTAGTGTGCATATTCGATCAGCTGGCGATTGGACAGATGGTATGATCAAAGCGTTTGGAGAAGAAAAAGACGGGGGACCAAAACAAATTCAACCAAG GATTGCAGTAGATGGTCCTTTTGGAACAGCCAGTGAAGATGTCTTCCATTACGAGGTCAGTGTTCTGGTTGGAGCTGGCATCGGGGTGACGCCATTTGCATCGGTTCTGAAGTCAATCTGGTACAAGTATGAACATTCTGATGCTGAACTGCGAACCAAAAAG ATATACTTTTTTTGGATCTGTCGAGAGACTCAGGCATTTGAATGGTTTGCCGACTTACTCCGATCACTTGAAAGCAACTTGGAACAACTAGGCAAACCGGACTTTCTCAACTACAAGCTGTACTTGACTGGATGGGATGCCACGCAG GCTGTTCACATCAAGGTACACTTTGATAAAGAGACTGATGTGGTGACAGGACTCAAACAGAAAACACACTACGGTAGACCTAACTGGGACAAAGAGTTTCATTTGATTGCACAAGCTCACCCCAG AACGAACATTGGAGTCTTCCTGTgcggaccacaacctctggctgaagCTTTAGAACAGTGCACAAACAAGTATTCGGAGATCAACCCCTTGGGGGTTCACTTCCATTTCAACAAGGAGAACTTCTAG